A DNA window from Rhinolophus sinicus isolate RSC01 linkage group LG10, ASM3656204v1, whole genome shotgun sequence contains the following coding sequences:
- the ZBTB47 gene encoding zinc finger and BTB domain-containing protein 47 isoform X2, producing MGRLNEQRLFQPDLCDVDLVLVPQRSVFPAHKGVLAAYSQFFHSLFTQNKQLQRVELSLEALAPGGLQQILNFIYTSKLLVNAANVHEVLSAALLLQMADIAASCQELLDARSLGPSGPTGSAVALAQPAASCTPPAAPPYYCDIKQEADAPGLPKIYAREGPDPYSVRVEDGAGTAGGPVPAALGPAQPFFKEEKEGGVEEAGGPPAGLCKLEGGEELEEELGGSGTYSRREQSQIIVEVNLNNQTLHVSTGPEGKPGAPTGPATMVLGREDGLQRHTEDEEEEEDEEEEEGGGSGGEEEEEEGGSQAEEEDEEEEGHSEQEEEEEEEEEEGHSEPEQESSEEEEEEEEEEEEGEGEVAGRQGPAGRQGSRADPPPHSRMATRSRRRAPPEPEEAGQRGGKRSKPSPGVAPASAPARGPQATDGLGAKVKLEEKQHHPCQKCPRVFNNRWYLEKHMNVTHSRMQICDQCGKRFLLESELLLHRQTDCERNIQCVTCGKAFKKLWSLHEHNKIVHGYAEKKFSCEICEKKFYTMAHVRKHMVAHTKDMPFTCETCGKSFKRSMSLKVHSLQHSGEKPFRCENCNERFQYKYQLRSHMSIHIGHKQFMCQWCGKDFNMKQYFDEHMKTHTGEKPYICEICGKSFTSRPNMKRHRRTHTGEKPYPCDVCGQRFRFSNMLKAHKEKCFRVSHPLASDGAPSAPGLPPAQPQAPALPLLPGLPQTMPPPPHLPPPPPLFPTTANSGGRMTANN from the exons ATGGGCCGTCTGAACGAGCAGCGCCTCTTCCAGCCTGACCTCTGCGACGTGGACCTGGTGCTGGTGCCCCAGCGCAGCGTCTTCCCGGCTCACAAGGGCGTGCTGGCCGCCTACAGCCAGTTCTTCCACTCGCTCTTCACCCAGAACAAGCAGCTGCAGCGCGTGGAGCTGTCCCTGGAGGCGCTGGCGCCCGGCGGCCTGCAGCAGATCCTTAACTTCATCTACACGTCCAAGCTGCTGGTCAACGCGGCCAACGTCCACGAGGTGCTGAGTGCTGCCCTGCTGCTACAGATGGCTGACATCGCCGCGTCCTGCCAGGAGCTGCTGGACGCCCGCTCCCTCGGCCCCTCGGGCCCCACCGGCAGCGCGGTGGCCCTGGCCCAGCCGGCCGCCAGCTGCACACCACCGGCCGCGCCACCGTACTACTGCGACATCAAGCAGGAGGCCGACGCCCCGGGCCTGCCCAAGATCTACGCCCGCGAGGGCCCCGACCCCTACTCCGTGCGCGTGGAGGATGGGGCAGGGACTGCAGGTGGTCCAGTGCCTGCCGCCCTTGGGCCAGCTCAGCCCTTCTtcaaggaggagaaggagggtggTGTCGAGGAGGCGGGCGGGCCCCCGGCCGGCCTGTGCaagctggagggtggggaggagctggaggaagagcTTGGGGGTTCTGGCACCTACAGCCGCCGGGAGCAGTCCCAGATCATCGTGGAGGTGAACCTCAACAACCAGACGCTGCACGTGTCCACGGGGCCCGAGGGGAAGCCAGGCGCGCCCACAGGCCCGGCCACCATGGTGCTGGGCCGGGAGGACGGGCTACAAAGGCACacggaggacgaggaggaggaggaggacgaagaagaggaggagggtgggggcagtgggggggaggaggaggaggaggagggcggcagtcaggcagaggaagaggacgaggaggaggaagggcacagcgagcaggaggaggaggaggaagaggaggaggaggaaggacacAGCGAGCCGGAGCAGGAGAGCtccgaggaggaagaggaggaggaggaggaagaggaggagggggagggggaggtggcgGGGAGGCAGGGCCCGGCGGGGCGGCAGGGCAGCCGGGCAgacccccctccccacagccgCATGGCCACGCGGTCCCGGCGCCGGGCCCCCCCTGAGCCTGAGGAGGCCGGGCAGCGTGGTGGGAAGCGGTCAAAGCCATCCCCAGGAGTGGCCCCGGCATCGGCACCGGCCCGAGGGCCACAGGCCACTGATGGGTTGGGGGCCAAGGTGAAGCTGGAGGAGAAGCAGCACCACCCGTGCCAGAAGTGCCCGCGTGTTTTCAACAACCGCTGGtacctggagaaacacatgaaTGTGACCCACAGCCGCATGCAGATCTGCGACCAGTGTGGCAAGCGCTTCCTGCTGGAGAGTGAGCTGCTGTTGCACCGGCAGACGGACTGTGAGCGCAACATCCAG TGTGTGACATGCGGCAAAGCTTTTAAGAAGCTCTGGTCCCTGCACGAGCATAACAAGATTGTGCATGGTTATGCAGAGAAGAAGTTCTCGTGTGAGATCTGCGAGAAGAAGTTCTACACCATGGCCCATGTGCGCAAGCACATGGTTG CCCACACCAAGGACATGCCCTTCACCTGCGAGACCTGTGGGAAGTCCTTCAAACGCAGCATGTCTCTCAAGGTGCACTCGCTGCAGCACTCCGGGGAGAAGCCCTTCCGATGTGAG aactGCAATGAGCGCTTCCAGTACAAGTACCAGCTGCGGTCACACATGAGCATCCACATTGGCCATAAGCAGTTCATGTGCCAGTGGTGTGGCAAGGACTTCAATATGAAGCAGTACTTTGATGAGCACATGAAGACCCACACAG GGGAGAAGCCGTACATCTGTGAGATCTGCGGGAAGAGCTTCACCAGCCGGCCCAACATGAAGCGGCACCGGCGCACGCACACCGGCGAGAAGCCCTATCCTTGCGACGTCTGCGGCCAGCGCTTCCGCTTCTCCAACATGCTCAAGGCCCACAAGGAGAAATGCTTCCGTGTCAGCCACCCTCTGGCTAGCGACGGCGCCCCCTCTGCCCCAggcctgccccctgcccagcctCAGGCTCCCGCACTGCCACTGCTCCCAGGGCTGCCCCAGACCATGCcgcccccgccccacctgccgcccccgcccccgctctTCCCTACCACTGCCAACAGCGGCGGGAGGATGACCGCCAACAACTGA
- the ZBTB47 gene encoding zinc finger and BTB domain-containing protein 47 isoform X1, with amino-acid sequence MLLVEKTTDSPAAEFSLVEDVALHFACLMGRLNEQRLFQPDLCDVDLVLVPQRSVFPAHKGVLAAYSQFFHSLFTQNKQLQRVELSLEALAPGGLQQILNFIYTSKLLVNAANVHEVLSAALLLQMADIAASCQELLDARSLGPSGPTGSAVALAQPAASCTPPAAPPYYCDIKQEADAPGLPKIYAREGPDPYSVRVEDGAGTAGGPVPAALGPAQPFFKEEKEGGVEEAGGPPAGLCKLEGGEELEEELGGSGTYSRREQSQIIVEVNLNNQTLHVSTGPEGKPGAPTGPATMVLGREDGLQRHTEDEEEEEDEEEEEGGGSGGEEEEEEGGSQAEEEDEEEEGHSEQEEEEEEEEEEGHSEPEQESSEEEEEEEEEEEEGEGEVAGRQGPAGRQGSRADPPPHSRMATRSRRRAPPEPEEAGQRGGKRSKPSPGVAPASAPARGPQATDGLGAKVKLEEKQHHPCQKCPRVFNNRWYLEKHMNVTHSRMQICDQCGKRFLLESELLLHRQTDCERNIQCVTCGKAFKKLWSLHEHNKIVHGYAEKKFSCEICEKKFYTMAHVRKHMVAHTKDMPFTCETCGKSFKRSMSLKVHSLQHSGEKPFRCENCNERFQYKYQLRSHMSIHIGHKQFMCQWCGKDFNMKQYFDEHMKTHTGEKPYICEICGKSFTSRPNMKRHRRTHTGEKPYPCDVCGQRFRFSNMLKAHKEKCFRVSHPLASDGAPSAPGLPPAQPQAPALPLLPGLPQTMPPPPHLPPPPPLFPTTANSGGRMTANN; translated from the exons ATG TTGCTGGTTGAAAAGACCACCGACTCACCGGCGGCCGAGTTCTCGCTGGTGGAGGACGTGGCGCTGCACTTCGCCTGCTTGATGGGCCGTCTGAACGAGCAGCGCCTCTTCCAGCCTGACCTCTGCGACGTGGACCTGGTGCTGGTGCCCCAGCGCAGCGTCTTCCCGGCTCACAAGGGCGTGCTGGCCGCCTACAGCCAGTTCTTCCACTCGCTCTTCACCCAGAACAAGCAGCTGCAGCGCGTGGAGCTGTCCCTGGAGGCGCTGGCGCCCGGCGGCCTGCAGCAGATCCTTAACTTCATCTACACGTCCAAGCTGCTGGTCAACGCGGCCAACGTCCACGAGGTGCTGAGTGCTGCCCTGCTGCTACAGATGGCTGACATCGCCGCGTCCTGCCAGGAGCTGCTGGACGCCCGCTCCCTCGGCCCCTCGGGCCCCACCGGCAGCGCGGTGGCCCTGGCCCAGCCGGCCGCCAGCTGCACACCACCGGCCGCGCCACCGTACTACTGCGACATCAAGCAGGAGGCCGACGCCCCGGGCCTGCCCAAGATCTACGCCCGCGAGGGCCCCGACCCCTACTCCGTGCGCGTGGAGGATGGGGCAGGGACTGCAGGTGGTCCAGTGCCTGCCGCCCTTGGGCCAGCTCAGCCCTTCTtcaaggaggagaaggagggtggTGTCGAGGAGGCGGGCGGGCCCCCGGCCGGCCTGTGCaagctggagggtggggaggagctggaggaagagcTTGGGGGTTCTGGCACCTACAGCCGCCGGGAGCAGTCCCAGATCATCGTGGAGGTGAACCTCAACAACCAGACGCTGCACGTGTCCACGGGGCCCGAGGGGAAGCCAGGCGCGCCCACAGGCCCGGCCACCATGGTGCTGGGCCGGGAGGACGGGCTACAAAGGCACacggaggacgaggaggaggaggaggacgaagaagaggaggagggtgggggcagtgggggggaggaggaggaggaggagggcggcagtcaggcagaggaagaggacgaggaggaggaagggcacagcgagcaggaggaggaggaggaagaggaggaggaggaaggacacAGCGAGCCGGAGCAGGAGAGCtccgaggaggaagaggaggaggaggaggaagaggaggagggggagggggaggtggcgGGGAGGCAGGGCCCGGCGGGGCGGCAGGGCAGCCGGGCAgacccccctccccacagccgCATGGCCACGCGGTCCCGGCGCCGGGCCCCCCCTGAGCCTGAGGAGGCCGGGCAGCGTGGTGGGAAGCGGTCAAAGCCATCCCCAGGAGTGGCCCCGGCATCGGCACCGGCCCGAGGGCCACAGGCCACTGATGGGTTGGGGGCCAAGGTGAAGCTGGAGGAGAAGCAGCACCACCCGTGCCAGAAGTGCCCGCGTGTTTTCAACAACCGCTGGtacctggagaaacacatgaaTGTGACCCACAGCCGCATGCAGATCTGCGACCAGTGTGGCAAGCGCTTCCTGCTGGAGAGTGAGCTGCTGTTGCACCGGCAGACGGACTGTGAGCGCAACATCCAG TGTGTGACATGCGGCAAAGCTTTTAAGAAGCTCTGGTCCCTGCACGAGCATAACAAGATTGTGCATGGTTATGCAGAGAAGAAGTTCTCGTGTGAGATCTGCGAGAAGAAGTTCTACACCATGGCCCATGTGCGCAAGCACATGGTTG CCCACACCAAGGACATGCCCTTCACCTGCGAGACCTGTGGGAAGTCCTTCAAACGCAGCATGTCTCTCAAGGTGCACTCGCTGCAGCACTCCGGGGAGAAGCCCTTCCGATGTGAG aactGCAATGAGCGCTTCCAGTACAAGTACCAGCTGCGGTCACACATGAGCATCCACATTGGCCATAAGCAGTTCATGTGCCAGTGGTGTGGCAAGGACTTCAATATGAAGCAGTACTTTGATGAGCACATGAAGACCCACACAG GGGAGAAGCCGTACATCTGTGAGATCTGCGGGAAGAGCTTCACCAGCCGGCCCAACATGAAGCGGCACCGGCGCACGCACACCGGCGAGAAGCCCTATCCTTGCGACGTCTGCGGCCAGCGCTTCCGCTTCTCCAACATGCTCAAGGCCCACAAGGAGAAATGCTTCCGTGTCAGCCACCCTCTGGCTAGCGACGGCGCCCCCTCTGCCCCAggcctgccccctgcccagcctCAGGCTCCCGCACTGCCACTGCTCCCAGGGCTGCCCCAGACCATGCcgcccccgccccacctgccgcccccgcccccgctctTCCCTACCACTGCCAACAGCGGCGGGAGGATGACCGCCAACAACTGA